CTGCTCGTGACACCCTCCGTTCTCACCGTCACGCGCGGGGTGGTCGGCTACGACGCCCGCCCCGTCCTGCGTGACGTCTCCCTGACCGTGACCGCCGGTGAGGTCGTCGCCGTGCTCGGCGCCAACGGCACCGGCAAGTCCACGCTCATCCGTGCCGTGCTCGGGCTGGTCCCGCTCAGCTCCGGCTCGGTCACCCTGTTCGACCGCCCGCTGCGGCGCTTCCGGCAGTGGCACCGCATCGGGTACGTGCCGCAGCGCCTCGGTGCCGGCGGCGGCGTGCCGGCCACCGTCCGCGAGGTGGTGTCCGCTGGCCGGCTGGCCCGGCGGGGCGTCCTGCGCCCGCCGGGGCGCGCTGACCGGGCCGCGGTGGACGCGGCGCTGGCGTCCGTTGGTCTCGCCGACCGGGCCGGCGACCCGGTCGCCACCCTCTCCGGCGGCCAGCAGCAGCGGGCACTGATCGCCCGCGCGCTGGCCGGCGAGCCGGAACTGCTGGTCCTCGACGAGCCGACCGCCGGGGTCGACGCGGCAAGCCAGGAGGCGTTCGCCGGGGCACTCAAGGACTTCGTGGCCCACGGCGGCACGGTGCTGCTGGTCGCACACGAGCTGGGGCCACTGCGGCCGCTGATCTCCCGGGCCGTCGTCGTGCACGCCGGCGGGATCGCCCACGACGGCCCGGTGCCGGAGCCCGCCGGCCATCACGCCGACCCCGACCACGACCACGTGCACCCACACGGTCCCGACGAACCCGCCGGGCTCTGGAGCAGCTGACCATGGAACTCTTCCAGTACCCGTACATGCAACGCGCCCTGATCGGCGCGCTGGTCATCGGCCTGGCCGCCCCGGCGCTCGGCATCTACCTGGTGCAGCGCCGGCTGGCGCTGATCGGCGACGGGGTCGGGCACGTGGCACTCACCGGTGTCGGCGCCGGCCTGCTGCTCAACCGCTCCCCGGTGCTGGTGGCGGTGATCGTGGCGAGCCTCAGCGCCGTCGCCATCGAGATGGTGCGGGCGCGCGGACGCACCTCCGGCGACCTGGCGCTCGCGCTGCTGTTCTACGGCGGCATCGCCGGCGGGGTGATGCTCGTCGGGCTCTCCGGCAGCACCAGCGCAGACCTCAACGCGTACCTCTTCGGTTCGTTGATCACCATCTCTCCCGGCGACCTGACCACCATCACCGTGCTCGGCGCGGCGATCCTGGTCACCATGCTGGCGCTGCGCCCGGCGCTCTTCGCGGTCTGTCACGACGAGGAGTACGCCCGTGTCTCCGGCCTGCCCGTCCGGGCGCTCAACCTGCTGATCGCCGTCGCGACCGCGGTGACGGTGACGATCGCGATGCGCGCGGTCGGCGTCCTGCTGATCAGCGCGCTGATGGTGGTGCCGGTGGCCACCGCCCAACAGGTGACCCGGGGGTTCCGCAGCACGATGGGGGCGGCGATGGCGCTCGGCCTGTTCGCCGCCGGGTCCGGCGTGTACGTGGCCGCCAACGCCGACACCGCCCCCGGCGCGTCGGTCGTGCTGATGGCGATCGCCTCGTTCGCGGTGGTGGCGCTCGGCGGCGCGGGCTGGCGGGTGCTGCGGCGCCGGAGGCTGGCCGCCGGTACGCCGGTCGCCGCGCCGGAGACCGAGCCACACGAGGTCGTGCTGCACCGATCCTGATCAGCGGTACGCGCCCGGAATTGGTTACCGTTACACGGTGAACAGCGGATCGGGCTACGACGCCTTCGAGGGTGCGAGTGAGCTGCTGCGCGCCCTCTCCGCACCGATCCGACTGGCCATCGTGAACGAACTCGGCGACGGCGAGCGGTGCGTGCACGAGCTGGTCGACAAGCTCGGCGCACCGCAGCCGCTGGTCTCCCAGCACCTACGGGTGCTGCGCGGCGCGGGCGTGGTGCGCGGCTCACGGCGGGGGCGCGAGATCGCGTACGCGCTGGTCGACGAGCACGTCGCGCACATCGTGGCGGACGCGGTGAGCCACGCCGGCGAGGGCACCGTCACCGCCGCGCCGACCACCCACCCCTGAGCCGGCGCTCCTCTCCCACCACCGCCGGTCACGTCGTCGTCCGCGCCCAGCCGCCCGTGACGTTCACGGGGTGCCCCGGGCACGGCGACGTGGCACGCTGGCCGACGTGAAAATCTATGCCGATCGTTCTTCGACCGCCACCCGTCAGTTGCTCACCGACCTGCTCGTCGTCGCCTGGGTGTACCTGTCGGTGCGCGGCGCGCTCTGGCTGCACGACCTGGCGCGGGCGCTCGCCGTACCCGGGCAGAAGCTGGCGGACGCCGGCGACGGCCTGGCCGACAACCTGGCCGAGGCCGGCGGTGCGGTCGGCCGGGTCCCGTTGGTCGGTGACGAGCTGACCGCGCCGTTCGCGCGGGCGGCTGGCGCCGCGGGGTCCCTCGCCGAGGCCGGTCGGGAACAGCAGGAGTTGGTCGACCAGCTCGCTCTGGCGCTCGCCGTCGCTGTGCTGATCTTCCCGCTCGGGGTGGTGCTCCTCGGCTGGCTGCCGCTGCGGGTGCGCTGGATGCGCCGTGCCAGTGCCGCCGCCAGACTGGCCACCGCGCCCGCCGGCCGAGACCTGCTCGCCCTACGGGCCCTGGCCACCCAGCCGCTGGGCCGGTTGACCCGGATCGCCCCCGACGTGGCCGAGGCGTGGCGGCGCGGCGACGACGAGGCGGTCGAGGCCCTGGCCGCCCTGCAGCTGCACCACCTCGGCCTGCGTGGGAAACGCTGACCGTGCCCGCTCCGGCCACCGCCTGCCCTGGTTCTCGCCGTGATTCGCGCCGTGATTCGCGCCGTGCTGAACGGCCTGATCCTCGCGGGGTACCGACCGGCGCCACCACTGACGCTGGACCAAGCCACTGAGGACAACCTGTTTGGGGAGCGGTATTCCTGAGAGGCATAAATATGCCTCTCAGGAATACCGCTCCCCACCGACATCACGAGCCCACCGGATGACGAGCGTCTGCGGCAGTAGACCCTAGTTCGGTGGCGGGATGCGGCGACGGACGTCCGTGGCGGTCGACGGGCCGGGCCGCCAACGGGCCACCCACGGTAGGTCGGCCGCGGGCGTGATCACACCGTCCTCGAGGGCGGTGTAGCGACCGGCGACGATCCGCTTCGCGGCCGCCACGTCGATCGAATCGGTGTTCTCCCAGAGGGCGGTGAAGAGTGCCTCCACCCGGACCCGCGCCTGCCGGCAGAAGAGGTCGGCCAGCTCGACGTTCTCCGGGCGGGTGTCGCGTTCGGCCGTCGCACGGACGCACACCGCCGACATCGCGAAAAGCTCCGCGCCGATGTCCACCACCCGGCCGAGGAACGCCTGCTTACGCTCCATCTTCCCCTGCCATCGGGACATCGCGTAGAAGGTCGACCGGGCCAGCTTCCGCGAGGAGCGCTCCACCTGGCGCAGGTGACCGGCGAGCGGACCGAACTCGGCGTACGCCCCGGGCGCCTGCCCGCGACCGACCGCGAGGGTCGGCAGCCACTTCGCGTAGAAGGCGCCGGCCCGGGCACCGGCGCGAGCCTTGCGGCCGAGCCCCGCATCCGGGTCGATGATGTCGCCCGCCACGGACAGGTGCGCGTCCACCGCCTCCCGGGCGATCAGCAGATGCATGATCTCGGTAGAACCCTCGAAGATGCGGTTGATCCGCAGATCGCGGAGGAGTTGCTCGACGGCGGCCGGACGCTCACCGCGGGCGGCGAGGGAATCGGCCGTCTCGTACCCGCGCCCGCCCCGGATCTGGATCAGTTCGTCGGCGATCCGCCAGGCCATCTCGCTGGCGTAGAGCTTGACCAACGCAGCCTCGATCCGGATGTCGTTCCGATCGTCGTCGGCGAGCAGGCAGCACAGGTCGAGCATGGTCTCCATGCCGTACGTGGTCGCGGCGATGAACGCCAGCTTCTGGGCAACGGCCTCGTGCTCGCCGAGCGGCCGGCCCCACTGGACCCGCTCGGCCGTCCACTCCCGGGCCACGTTCAGTGCCCACTTGCCGGCGCTGACGCACATCGCGGGCAGCGACAGACGTCCGGTGTTCAGCGTGGTCAGGGCGAT
The sequence above is a segment of the Micromonospora sp. WMMA1363 genome. Coding sequences within it:
- a CDS encoding ATP-binding cassette domain-containing protein — its product is MTPSVLTVTRGVVGYDARPVLRDVSLTVTAGEVVAVLGANGTGKSTLIRAVLGLVPLSSGSVTLFDRPLRRFRQWHRIGYVPQRLGAGGGVPATVREVVSAGRLARRGVLRPPGRADRAAVDAALASVGLADRAGDPVATLSGGQQQRALIARALAGEPELLVLDEPTAGVDAASQEAFAGALKDFVAHGGTVLLVAHELGPLRPLISRAVVVHAGGIAHDGPVPEPAGHHADPDHDHVHPHGPDEPAGLWSS
- a CDS encoding metal ABC transporter permease, with the translated sequence MELFQYPYMQRALIGALVIGLAAPALGIYLVQRRLALIGDGVGHVALTGVGAGLLLNRSPVLVAVIVASLSAVAIEMVRARGRTSGDLALALLFYGGIAGGVMLVGLSGSTSADLNAYLFGSLITISPGDLTTITVLGAAILVTMLALRPALFAVCHDEEYARVSGLPVRALNLLIAVATAVTVTIAMRAVGVLLISALMVVPVATAQQVTRGFRSTMGAAMALGLFAAGSGVYVAANADTAPGASVVLMAIASFAVVALGGAGWRVLRRRRLAAGTPVAAPETEPHEVVLHRS
- a CDS encoding metalloregulator ArsR/SmtB family transcription factor, coding for MNSGSGYDAFEGASELLRALSAPIRLAIVNELGDGERCVHELVDKLGAPQPLVSQHLRVLRGAGVVRGSRRGREIAYALVDEHVAHIVADAVSHAGEGTVTAAPTTHP
- a CDS encoding acyl-CoA dehydrogenase family protein yields the protein MTTTQDNRPTPGDTGPEQSTESGGTGPLPGEAGQVSEKEARRVAEAARESSWDRPSFGKELFLGRFRLDLINPWPRSAPEDVARADEFLGRLRGFLASDVDGGAIERDASIPDQVFQGLGRIGAFGMKIDRSYGGLGLSNLHYCHALTLAGSVSPAIGALLSAHQSIGVPQPLKMFGTADQKQRFLPRLAAGEVSAFLLTEPDVGSDPARLATTAEPTPDGTGYRLNGVKLWATNGTVATLLVVMARVPAGEGRRGGITAFVVEGDSEGITVERRNAFLGLRGLENSVTRFHDVFVPKENVISGEGKGLKIALTTLNTGRLSLPAMCVSAGKWALNVAREWTAERVQWGRPLGEHEAVAQKLAFIAATTYGMETMLDLCCLLADDDRNDIRIEAALVKLYASEMAWRIADELIQIRGGRGYETADSLAARGERPAAVEQLLRDLRINRIFEGSTEIMHLLIAREAVDAHLSVAGDIIDPDAGLGRKARAGARAGAFYAKWLPTLAVGRGQAPGAYAEFGPLAGHLRQVERSSRKLARSTFYAMSRWQGKMERKQAFLGRVVDIGAELFAMSAVCVRATAERDTRPENVELADLFCRQARVRVEALFTALWENTDSIDVAAAKRIVAGRYTALEDGVITPAADLPWVARWRPGPSTATDVRRRIPPPN